One Acidobacteriota bacterium genomic window, ACTGACCGGCACGGGCGGCGCGGGAAAGTCCAGCGTGCTGGATGAGCTGGTGCGCCGCTTCCGGCTGGACAATCCGCTGGCCTCCGTCGGCATTCTGCTGATTGATCCGACGCGGCGCAACTCGCGCGGCGCGCTGCTGGGCGACCGCATTCGCTTGAACGCGATTCACGCGCCGGGAATTTACGTTCGCTCGCTGGCCACGCGCCGCGAGCATCGCGCCATCTCCGCCGCGGTGGGCGATGCCATTGGCGTGCTGCGCGCCGCGCGCTTCGATCTGGTGATTGTGGAAACTTCGGGCATCGGCCAGAGCGATTCCGAGATTGTCGAGTACGTGGATGTTCCCGTGTATGTGATGACGCCGGAGTACGGCGCGCCATCGCAGCTCGAGAAGATCGACATGCTGGAGATGGCCGAGCTGGTGATCCTGAACAAGGCCGACCGGCGTGGCGCGCAGGACGCCCTGCGCGACATTCGCAAGCAGTGGCGGAGAAACACCAACCGGCCCGCGCTGCTCGACGCCGAAGTTCCCGTGGTGGCCACGGTGGCGAGTCAGGCGGACCATCCGGGATTGAATGACGCTTACGACCGGCTGATGGCGCAGGTGGCCGCGAAATGCGGGAAGCGCTTCGCCCGCTCCGCGCGCGCGGCGAGTGGCGAGTATGTTGTCCCAACGCTGCCAACGCTGATTGATCCGGCGCGCGACCGGTACCTGGCCGAGATCGCCGATACCGTGCGCGCCTATCACCAGGAAACCGAGCGGCTGGCCGAGCGTGCCGCCGACGCGCGAGCGATCGAGCGCACCATTAGCATGGTCGGGGCCCAGATCGGCGCAACCGCATCGGTGGAGGGCGGACGAAATCTCGACGACTACCGCGCGGCGGCGCTGGCGGAATTGGACCCGCAACTGCGCCAACAACTGGAAGCGTGGCCGGGCGTTCGCGCGAGCTACGAGTCGGAGGAGCAGTTCTACACGGTTCGCGGCAAGCAGATTCCGGTCGCCAATCATGCCGAGACACTCTCGCATTCCAAAGTTCCCAAGGTGGCGCTGCCGCGCACCAGCGATTGGGGCGAGCTGACTCGTTATCTGCGCAGCGAGAATCTGCCGGGGCGTTTCCCATTCACCGCCGGGGTGTATCCATTCAAGCGGCAGGACGAAAGTCCGGTGCGCATGTTTGCGGGCGAGGGTCCGCCGGAGAGCACCAATCGGCGCTTCCACTATCTGGCGAAAAATCAGGACGCCGCGCGGCTCTCGACCGCCTTCGACAGCGTTACGCTCTATGGCCGCGATCCGCACCAGCGCCCGGACATCTACGGGAAGGTGGGTAACTCCGGCGTCTCCATCTGCACCGTGGATGACGCCAAGAAACTTTACTCGGGGTTTGATCTTTGCTCGCCCTCCACTTCCGTGTCCATGACCATCAACGGCCCGGCGCCGATGATCCTGTCCTTCTTCCTGAATGCGGCGATTGATCAGCAGGTGGAGCAGCACCTCGTCGAAACCGGGAAGCTCGATGAAGCGCTGCAACCCTATGCCGGCAAGAATCTTCCGCGCTATTCTTCCGAGCTTGCGGAGAATCACAGCGGCCTGGGCCTGCGGCTGCTGGGCATTCCGGGCGACGAGGTGGTGGACGCCGAGACCTATCAGCGCATCCGGCGGCGCGTGCTCTCCACCGTGCGCGGCACCGTGCAGGCCGACATTCTGAAGGAAGATCAGGCGCAGAACACCTGCATTTTCTCGACCGACTTCGCATTGAAGATGATGGGCGACATACAGGAGTACTTCGTCGCCAACCAGGTGCGGAATTTTTATTCCGTCTCCATCTCCGGCTATCACATCGCCGAGGCGGGCGCGAA contains:
- a CDS encoding methylmalonyl-CoA mutase, with amino-acid sequence MSDHHDRPATELVEAAPRRAPRVWVRVLTAAALFDGHDASINVIRRMLQAEGAEVIHLGHDRSVGELVAAAIQEDVDAVAVSSYQGGHLEFFKFLVDELRRRGSAHIRVYGGGGGTILPEEIAELQAYGVAHIFSPEDGRRLGLKGMARHILDEVGARAARVGDAPDALLTRLASQDDGQDDVAIARMITWIENHQEDFSAELADIRKKLEAAAQASPSLTIGLTGTGGAGKSSVLDELVRRFRLDNPLASVGILLIDPTRRNSRGALLGDRIRLNAIHAPGIYVRSLATRREHRAISAAVGDAIGVLRAARFDLVIVETSGIGQSDSEIVEYVDVPVYVMTPEYGAPSQLEKIDMLEMAELVILNKADRRGAQDALRDIRKQWRRNTNRPALLDAEVPVVATVASQADHPGLNDAYDRLMAQVAAKCGKRFARSARAASGEYVVPTLPTLIDPARDRYLAEIADTVRAYHQETERLAERAADARAIERTISMVGAQIGATASVEGGRNLDDYRAAALAELDPQLRQQLEAWPGVRASYESEEQFYTVRGKQIPVANHAETLSHSKVPKVALPRTSDWGELTRYLRSENLPGRFPFTAGVYPFKRQDESPVRMFAGEGPPESTNRRFHYLAKNQDAARLSTAFDSVTLYGRDPHQRPDIYGKVGNSGVSICTVDDAKKLYSGFDLCSPSTSVSMTINGPAPMILSFFLNAAIDQQVEQHLVETGKLDEALQPYAGKNLPRYSSELAENHSGLGLRLLGIPGDEVVDAETYQRIRRRVLSTVRGTVQADILKEDQAQNTCIFSTDFALKMMGDIQEYFVANQVRNFYSVSISGYHIAEAGANPISQLAFTLANGFTYVEHYLKRGMKVDDFAPNLSFFFSNGLDAEYTVIGRVARRLWAIAMRERYGASERSQLLKYHVQTSGRSLHAQEMAFNDIRTTLQALLALEDNANSLHTNAYDEAVTTPTQESVRRAVAIQLIIGKEFGLSKNENPLQGSYAIEYLTNLVEQAVLDEFHRLSQRGGVLGAMETGYQRSRIQEESMHYESLKHSGELPIVGVNTFESPDPAEASARPKDIARSTDEEKQAQLRNLECFKNARPEKARAALARLQQVALARGNVFTELMETVKYASLGQISDALFAVGGRYRRSM